GTTTGGCTTTGTGATCCAGCTTCAGCATCGGGCCGCGTGCGATTCTCGGTCGAGACCCGAGCATTGAGCGAGCAAGCTTGCACGACGCTTGCGCATCATTGCACGATGACATCGGCCTGGAGCGCACCAGCCGTCTTGATCGCCTGCAGGATCGCGATGATGCCCGACGGCTTCAGGCCGATCTGGTTCAGCCCGCGCACCAGGCGCTGCAGATCGACCCCGCTGAGGATTGCCACCTGCGATCCCGCCTCGTTGGCCTCGACCACGGTCTGCGGGACCACCACGGTCTGCCCGCGCGAGAACGGCGCCGGCTGCGACACCACGGGCATCTCCGTGACACGGACCGACAGATTGCCGTGGGTCACGGCGACGGTCGATATCCGCACGTCGCGCCCGATCACCACGGTGCCGGTACGCTCGTTGATCACCACCCGTGCCGGCGTATCCGGCTCGACCGTCAGCTCGCCGATCTCGGCAAGGAAGCGGACAGGGCCGATGTGGCGCGGCTTCGACAGCACGATGGTGCGATAGTCGCGCTCGAAGGCAATTTGCGCGCGGTAACGTCCGCCGGCGAAGCGGTTGATGGCGTCCAGGATGCGCGTTGCGGTGACGAAGTCGGGGTTCTTCAGCTGCAGCACCAGGAACTCCATCTCGTGGAGACTTCCCTGCACCTCGCGCTCGATCAGCGCACCGTTCGGGATGCGCCCGGCCGTCGGCGTGCCCTGGCTGACGTTCTGCGCCTGGCCTCCGACGCTGTAACCGGCGACCGTGATCGCTCCTTGCGCCACCGCATAGACGGCGCCGTCCGCCGCGCGCAGCGACGTCATGACCAGCGTACCGCCGAGCAGCGAGGTCGCATCGCCGAGCGACGACACCGTCACGTCCATGCGCTCGCCGGGCCCGATCGACGGCGTCAGGTCCGCAGTCACCATCACGGCCGCGACGTTGCGCGTGCGCAGCGTCGTCGGACGCGGGGGATTGTTGGTGCTCGTGGTCTCGTTCCTGACGTTGATGCCCATGTTCTCGAGCATCGATTGCAGGGACTGCTCCGTGAACGGAGCGTTGCGCAGCGTGTCGCCGGTCCCGTTCAGGCCGATGACGAGGCCGTAGCCGACGATCTGGTTTTCGCGCAGACCCTTGATGTCCGCGATGTCCTTGATGCGGACGGCGGCATGGGCGCAGGCGGCCGAAAGCAGCAGGACGAGCGCAAGCAGGATCCTGGTCATGACCCGTCCATGACCTTCACGGTGCCGTCGGGCTGGACCACGCCCCTGATGATCACCCCGGTATCCGTGTTGCGCACCGGGATGAGCGCGCCGGCCGCACCCGATTGCATCGCCGAGCCGTAAGTGACGATGGACAGGCCGCTGTCTTCCACCACGACCTTGACCATGGCGCCGCGGGCGACGGTCCAGGGGTCCTCCACCGCGTTGGTCGGAATGGGCTGGCCGGGAAACAGCGCGCGCCGCGCCATGCGGCCGACCAGGACCTGACGTCCTTCGATGAACATGGCGACGCCGAGTACGTTCGACGCGAAGGCGCGCTCCGCTATCATGTCGTCGCGGATCAGCTCGCCGGCGCGGATCGATACCGCCGGCACGGGAAGCCGCTTCTCCTCGGCCACGGCAAGGCGCACCGAAGCCAGAACCAGCAGCACGGCGGCCAACCCGCGCACGATCAGGCCCACCCTGTTCAACATCGCGACACCGGAACTAGCGCATGCCCTTCGATACCGTCTGGGCCATTTCGTCCGAGGCCTGGATGACCT
The sequence above is drawn from the Bradyrhizobium amphicarpaeae genome and encodes:
- the flgA gene encoding flagellar basal body P-ring formation chaperone FlgA, with product MLNRVGLIVRGLAAVLLVLASVRLAVAEEKRLPVPAVSIRAGELIRDDMIAERAFASNVLGVAMFIEGRQVLVGRMARRALFPGQPIPTNAVEDPWTVARGAMVKVVVEDSGLSIVTYGSAMQSGAAGALIPVRNTDTGVIIRGVVQPDGTVKVMDGS
- the flgI gene encoding flagellar basal body P-ring protein FlgI, whose product is MTRILLALVLLLSAACAHAAVRIKDIADIKGLRENQIVGYGLVIGLNGTGDTLRNAPFTEQSLQSMLENMGINVRNETTSTNNPPRPTTLRTRNVAAVMVTADLTPSIGPGERMDVTVSSLGDATSLLGGTLVMTSLRAADGAVYAVAQGAITVAGYSVGGQAQNVSQGTPTAGRIPNGALIEREVQGSLHEMEFLVLQLKNPDFVTATRILDAINRFAGGRYRAQIAFERDYRTIVLSKPRHIGPVRFLAEIGELTVEPDTPARVVINERTGTVVIGRDVRISTVAVTHGNLSVRVTEMPVVSQPAPFSRGQTVVVPQTVVEANEAGSQVAILSGVDLQRLVRGLNQIGLKPSGIIAILQAIKTAGALQADVIVQ